The nucleotide sequence aggagaatgatgcacttcattgcactggtcacatgacctctgtcacccaataagagagtgcgttctaaagtggttgggatagtcggtccaggccgtgtttggtcggcgattAGACTTCTCGGTTGTATCATCCGTctatggttggtaataaggtatattttaagtaatattggtaatgttgtttaatgcaccattttggtttttttgggatgtaaagaaaataaaaacacaaaatataaaaaatgcaggcattttctaatacctttaaaagcaccatcaatacattaaatttatacaaaacatctttaacataaattctggcttttatattaaaattagattttttaaatttacatattttttgttaaaaaggtgataaaaaatgagcgcgtgtgttttttaaaggtggaatatccatatttgacggtaatctgagatgcgtttataaatttcacatcaggtaattttgtttaagtccttatttatgtaattatataaatttaaatacatgatatgatgtcaaaatagtttactttttatataggtaaaaaaacataaccagtccgactctttgagcaaccattgcacgcaggcacttttatagtcgcttcagttgtcttatgcaacgcttaaggttgcctaggcaacgtcaagacaactcaaaaatcgtccaccaaattagtgcagaattgggtcgtcttctaggcaataactacgttgtaacaaaacgttgtcacgcggtagacaacgttgtcgcgtcgacaaattgctacttgggttgcGCAGTGgctatatattttggtacacttcgcgtcatataaaactggtacacttttttttcccaatgtaaacctgtgttcagactgacaattattgttcgtgaatcacttcgatcgttgttgccatcacaggtaacggaattgcactaaatctaaatacaaaaaaataacatttaaaatgtatatttcgaattgtaatacatatttaaattccacacttgttcactgtaaaagttatccattttgtattaatttcaaattaaatttttaatttttccagtgtgttttatttattctatacaacttaatgcagttttgtcctacaatttacgagaaaccaatcacacctctcgatttgacattaaacataataatttaaagacatgtcaagatttattatcaatcattatttttgaattgaaatattttcataaattataataaaatacgaaataatgtatggatacttaattgagatgacagaaaattacaattgttttagtttttagtaggtatattaaaaaatgcggtctgtcgcacagccccgtttttacctagtttgatataatattttcgttgaactggcaacgttgccctagaaaatagaatgacacttgtgacaagatcaacttacacaacttgaaaaacacgattttcggttataagagttgtaccagttttttttgacgcgaagtgtacatgctattttgatatgtttagtgtttgtttgatagaaacatatttgttaagggaagggaagcagaactattcagatgtttcaaacttaattgtaataaatcaatgtataatataaaagtatatatttaggttagcaaaataattaaatgtatttagtttacatgacatgtaggtacaaaatactgttaaaataatttttatacgtaagtgaattattataatcaactattctaaatgcaaaataagccacaatttaactaaaaaaaatattttattaacgtttagacgtccaaatcggatattttcaaaatacaaaaattagtcagattaaataaattattagaaaaatttttttactaagcaagaacatttttgtttaatttaataatattttgtattttgacaacgacatccggtttagaagtcgaaacgttaataaaatcaattttttagttaaattgtggcttagttctcatttagaatagttgattacaaaaatgccacaaggataatagcttcagaacaagttaattattattgtgaaagctttaggtcttccttatattttaatcttttacggtaatactatttcatttataactaaaaaaatatacattaatttatagtctcttatctttttcgtactgttttaaaatgttcttaaactcattaaaagaactaaataattgtccacactccgtagttaatttaaaaacaaacactatacaaataaaaaataaggaaTCACTgacactaacttttttatttgcgtacacctTAGCGTATAcgtagacacaaccttatatttaggtatattcttcttctccttctttagtttattggcctccacctacttgggtatttggcaagctcatcgtcgtggaataagtcaaaaatatttatattctaatgacatttatcgtatatcattgtaataatatataccagtttgttaaaattgtattttatactgtttttgaaggaaaggaacgaaggtttactattgaaaataaagccattttgtaaaagtacaaattttctatgaataggtctaacgatcaaaaacacttgtaacgtcacataaatgtattttctactgacgtttataacgtctaatttaaaattctgtttactttattggaaaaatgtacatgtaaaaccaagtgacgtcacgacgcattttagaccacctgttttaatttgaatttttaatcgtctttaggggccaaacgaaagacaaacaaaacttttttatctttgatacatgttttaaattatgttctgttgtgatttataacatttttttcgaatttaaaaatttatgcaagttccctattagtaAACAAAATAAACTACAAAATTATAAATGGGATAtgataaacatattttaatagatAAGGTGAGTGATCAAAATTAATAAACTCCTATTGAAAGAAATGTTATAACCACTTTGAAAtttagatatttttctttttttgtgcacattaaatttcttttttatcatttttgtcAAATTGTATTTTATCTTGAATCAATTTGGCAAAATATTATCTAAAATAGATGACATCAAATCAATAAGAATTCTGATTTCAATATTATTTAACGATTTTGATTAATATTAactgatatttattttgaaaaaattgtttttcagtCTTTAGAAATTAATGTTTGCAATGTATTATGAACGATAGTAGTAATTTGCACAGTAAACATTGATGAGACAGTTGAACCAcccctatttaaaattttaatccaCACCAGCAAAGACATGATCAAATAAAACTAACTAGAGCAATAATCCATTACACGTAAAATAATCAGAAAACATTTAGAATAGCTTGGGAGGATGAGAGACGAAAGATGACTGAAGGGAATATTAGAAACGAAAAGGGTAAAGAAACGAAAGAAATGACTACCAAGCCAGAGGAATAACTACacagaaataaaaatgataaagagaagaagaaaaaaagaatggaaaataGTCTTCCTGTTTGAAATTAACAAGACTCTGATGACTAAGTATGGGCAGTATAACACTAACATGACAAGCAAGAAGGAAATCTCTTGCTACCGCATGGTAGCAAGAAATCGATGCTATTAGTTCATGAAAAGGTGGGAgacttatttttaatacaaaacAACAAAACTACATCAATaaatttattcttaaattagaATGGTACATAAAAATTTGACTACACAACTATAATTTAAACCCCTTATTCAGCAGGTCCTCCCCTGTAGTGTTTGATGTTGACTAGTACCCAGGCTGGGACAGCTACAATTCCTACTGCCAAGGCAATACCATGGACAAACTTTTCGGCAGAGgagatttttatttttggtggGCCAGAGATGGCTGACATGTTTCTAACTTGCTGGAGTTGTAGCCTTGAGGCAATTCTGGTAGCTGATGCGGCAAacatttctacaaaaaaaaacaataattaaaattgAACAGAAACAGCACAGTTTGTAGTTtagtatatatgttatagtcaaactTCAAAGCTCCGGTGCTCATGAGTTTGACTAgtcaatcctcaggtctgacgtAATAGGTTGATTGCCATCAGAAGCATGCCATGATGCAGTTAATTTGATTCTATAGCTGCAAGAATCAACAATTGATTCTCACTTGTATGTGTATATCGCCCTCCTAATCTGTAAACTGAGTAactccataattttttgaaaatcaGTTATTACTGTCATCTGTTTCAAAAAGTCCCTACTTATCGTTTAAAAAAGATCGCAGATGCATATTTTTACCAGATGAGTAAAGAGCAACCTCTTCATATACACTGTATCTCCCTTGTCACCAAATTTAGTACGAAAAATATGTAACTCCCTAGTTTATCATACCACACGACTGGCCTATCACTGTTTAGAAAGTGGGATTTTCAAGAAAAATTGATGGTAAGTAATTGGTGATGTGTATCTATAAAATATTTCCGTTTTACCATCCTACCTTTTACAATGGGAGATACATACATAGTATTCGCATTAGTCTGTAGAAATATAGTTTTTTgtgtctcctgtaaaatttgaaatttggataaatggagttaagcagtttacagattaggtccACGATATATAGGATAAAAATATTTATGGCTGGAAGGAATTGCTTTTTTCACTATTGTGACCATATAAGTGTTaaggtcttagtcaaagcccaaATAAATGACTTTATCCAGCCACTAACTAAAGAGTTTTCTTCAAACCTAGAAGAAACTAATTTGGCCAGACAAACTTTGAAATTTAATTTCAttaagttgttctgaagctgtttgtttgtggcatttttgtaattaactattctaattgagaaataagccacaatttaacttgaaaaaataatacaaaatattttgaCAAAGACGTCCAAGGTGGaagtcaaaacgttaataaaattattttttcaagttaaattgtggcttatttcccaattagaatagttaaataATTTCATGAAATCTGACTTTGACCAGTCAAACTCCATCAGGTATTGAAATGTCATAATTCTCTTTTGTGTTCTTCTCCTctattgtcttatattcatggttttcaggtcgtcttccacatTTTTTTACTGCAATAGCATTTTAAGTCTTTTCCCCAAATTTAGAATCGTTTACACTGATTTTTCTTATAGACAGCTGAACCTCGGGCATATCTTTGAAATTAAGAAACTTCCCTTTGAATTCTTCTATTTGGTTCAtcaaaaaaagtgtgtttattgttctgTGTTTCCTCCCTACTCTGTGCTGTCAACTGTTtcatcttgtatgatacccaaaacaATTCGAACATCTCCTTTGACTCTATCAAAGCTGGGAAGCTTGGGATCTATTTTTTTACATCCTCAAAACAGACAATGTCACGGTGTTAGAGAGAGGGGGTACTCTAAAGACCATTTTCGTAGCTACTTTAGCTAATTTTAACTCGCAGATAATCTGCTTATACATCTGTTTATTTCTTATATGAAATAAACACTTATCTTTGTTTAAATTGGTAATTTTCTCTTTAACCTTCACATTTCAAGCTTCTTTATCCACATTTTCAGTAATAACTCACAGCAAGAGAACATGTTTAAGCTAAACATGTACAAATACAGTACAGATCAACGTTTCATAGAGTCTATCAGTCTCTTCTAGGATCGTCTATGTAAAGCAAGCAACAAATTATTTTTCTTCCTTTGACTGAAAAGTTAGGAAACTAGGTTTGATTAAAAATACTTCAGTCAAAGGCCGAAAATGGAATTCCTGGTTTGCCCAAAGGCTTTGGAAAAATCTAGGATAAACTAGTCATACCCAGAAGAGACTGCATATCGacctttgactataacatatataatttaagttaaaactaaaatgtAAAAGCTTTAAACAAGCAtaaaaattgttagtttttgaaGATTATGTAAATAACAAGAGTTAtatccaatgaactgtcaacactgatggaatcgctATGAAACGAATTTAATGGCgccaggatgagatagaagataatcaggtaaaggagggaagataatcctcatctttcgtaaacaagctagtcaggtacgttgtagttgtggcaaattttacctgacaaattctctgtctctctcatgtctctctagaacctctctcttgtatgttggggccaatctcgcttcactgttggaatgggacggggccattccatcagtgtggccattccatcagtgttgacagttcattggttatATCACTTTTACCAGTTATTCATAGATTTGTTCACAAGCAAATTCTTACATACGTATAATACGATAGTCCTTGAAGAACATACGTTTCTTACAGACgaataaatatagaaaatgttaataaatgaaaattaaaatgtgtGAAGACCTCTTCAAATTTGGGTG is from Diabrotica virgifera virgifera chromosome 9, PGI_DIABVI_V3a and encodes:
- the LOC114334045 gene encoding uncharacterized protein LOC114334045, with product MFAASATRIASRLQLQQVRNMSAISGPPKIKISSAEKFVHGIALAVGIVAVPAWVLVNIKHYRGGPAE